A genomic segment from Biomphalaria glabrata chromosome 16, xgBioGlab47.1, whole genome shotgun sequence encodes:
- the LOC106074291 gene encoding uncharacterized protein LOC106074291 isoform X3, which translates to MTNPDTTLVCWGSGLMERTSLESRKPKMSSFWGVTRDDGVDIGHSEYITRLTALRDSLIDQEQVYLAQALDRLRIHSLTNKNSTYRLRMISDDIIDKVQQPAPRKHMQTTVEKFRQMRIKPHRPSIFPIQGTQLLEQTSGRRGTIKDSGSMTSRSTKENLPTDRSQKSSQAKLEESIQANLQRLLQPRSSIPNIGRKAIKQQENLEVKPKPLVNIRSRVHKHIGKHMINPSPAAKTHLSSTGVLSPDYQKMYAESPGLEPGYILLKDDTLDVDTIQGCTYDYYLVPPCSREAEDSNVLGLSEIEHSEHGRQNTKQTARNSKLKQTMSTLQASNTSDTRSEEKGDAVHLKNVISVVLPNNSYDDIAGPTFYSSDDDSVDLNYNTDKHGRSHSLNVVRSSDDLHLGSSFTSEHFYLPSRKHSRKIVTGNTHSPRAQENRNTVHEKKRSRDTPAVILSPATPDVGLTPPQRVRNSQKTSLERTNKQKEIRQRELQHLFEDVRELNMRTEQFTSKSMDTSA; encoded by the exons GTTGATGGAGAGAACTAGTCTGGAATCTAGAAAGCCAAAGATGTCATCCTTTTGGGGTGTAACACGTGATGACGGTGTGGACATTGGTCACTCAGAGTATATTACTCGACTAACAGCCTTGAGAGATTCTTTGATTGACCAAGAACAG GTTTATTTAGCTCAAGCACTTGACCGGCTGAGAATTCATTCCCTAACTAATAAAAACAGCACTTATCGGTTACGGATGATTAGCGACGATATTATTGACAAAGTTCAGCAACCCGCCCCACGTAAACACATGCAGACTACAGTTGAAAAGTTTCGCCAAATGAGAATCAAACCTCACAGGCCCAGTATTTTTCCTATACAAGGGACTCAACTTTTGGAACAGACGTCTGGTAGAAGGGGCACCATTAAGGATTCTGGAAGCATGACAAGTAGATCGACAAAAGAAAACTTACCTACGGACAGATCACAGAAGTCGTCTCAAGCCAAG CTAGAAGAGTCTATTCAGGCCAACCTTCAAAGACTTCTTCAGCCGAGAAGCAGTATTCCTAATATTGGACGAAAAGCAATCAAACAGCAAGAAAATTTGGAGGTCAAACCAAAGCCTTTAGTGAACATAAGATCACGCGTCCACAAGCACATCGGAAAACACATGATTAATCCTTCACCAGCTGCCAAGACACATCTATCGTCCACAGGGGTTCTATCTCCAGACTATCAAAAGATGTATGCTGAATCTCCCGGCTTAGAACCAGGCTACATCTTGCTTAAAGACGATACACTGGATGTGGACACTATTCAAGGATGTACTTACGATTATTATCTTGTGCCTCCATGTTCAAGAGAAGCTGAAGACAGCAATGTGTTAGGTTTAAGTGAAATTGAACATTCGGAACATGGAagacaaaatacaaaacaaactgCCCGCAATTCTAAACTGAAACAAACCATGTCCACACTACAAGCTTCTAATACTTCAGACACACGCTCTGAAGAAAAGGGCGATGCAGTGCATTTGAAAAACGTTATCAGCGTTGTTCTACCCAATAATTCTTACGATGATATCGCTGGGCCTACATTCTACAGCTCTGACGATGACTCAGTCGATCTAAATTATAACACTGATAAACACGGCAGGTCACACTCGTTAAACGTTGTTCGCAGTTCAGATGATTTACATCTTGGTTCATCTTTTACCTCTGAACATTTTTATCTACCTTCTAGAAAGCATTCCAGAAAAATTGTCACAGGAAACACCCATTCCCCTAGGGCTCAAGAAAACCGTAATACTGTACACGAAAAAAAACGCTCGCGAGACACCCCAGCAGTAATATTAAGTCCAGCAACTCCCGACGTTGGCCTTACGCCTCCACAGCGAGTAAGAAACAGTCAGAAAACGTCTCTGGAGAGAACCAATAAACAAAAGGAGATTCGGCAGAGAGAGCTTCAACATTTATTTGAGGACGTTCGAGAACTAAACATGAGAACTGAGCAATTTACCTCCAAGTCCATGGATACTTCAGCTTAA
- the LOC106074291 gene encoding uncharacterized protein LOC106074291 isoform X1, producing MDRNSKNIVVSGVSLTTLPEPLDSGLTERPWTSYTNRFPPSGHLKYRTRRLMERTSLESRKPKMSSFWGVTRDDGVDIGHSEYITRLTALRDSLIDQEQVYLAQALDRLRIHSLTNKNSTYRLRMISDDIIDKVQQPAPRKHMQTTVEKFRQMRIKPHRPSIFPIQGTQLLEQTSGRRGTIKDSGSMTSRSTKENLPTDRSQKSSQAKLEESIQANLQRLLQPRSSIPNIGRKAIKQQENLEVKPKPLVNIRSRVHKHIGKHMINPSPAAKTHLSSTGVLSPDYQKMYAESPGLEPGYILLKDDTLDVDTIQGCTYDYYLVPPCSREAEDSNVLGLSEIEHSEHGRQNTKQTARNSKLKQTMSTLQASNTSDTRSEEKGDAVHLKNVISVVLPNNSYDDIAGPTFYSSDDDSVDLNYNTDKHGRSHSLNVVRSSDDLHLGSSFTSEHFYLPSRKHSRKIVTGNTHSPRAQENRNTVHEKKRSRDTPAVILSPATPDVGLTPPQRVRNSQKTSLERTNKQKEIRQRELQHLFEDVRELNMRTEQFTSKSMDTSA from the exons GTTGATGGAGAGAACTAGTCTGGAATCTAGAAAGCCAAAGATGTCATCCTTTTGGGGTGTAACACGTGATGACGGTGTGGACATTGGTCACTCAGAGTATATTACTCGACTAACAGCCTTGAGAGATTCTTTGATTGACCAAGAACAG GTTTATTTAGCTCAAGCACTTGACCGGCTGAGAATTCATTCCCTAACTAATAAAAACAGCACTTATCGGTTACGGATGATTAGCGACGATATTATTGACAAAGTTCAGCAACCCGCCCCACGTAAACACATGCAGACTACAGTTGAAAAGTTTCGCCAAATGAGAATCAAACCTCACAGGCCCAGTATTTTTCCTATACAAGGGACTCAACTTTTGGAACAGACGTCTGGTAGAAGGGGCACCATTAAGGATTCTGGAAGCATGACAAGTAGATCGACAAAAGAAAACTTACCTACGGACAGATCACAGAAGTCGTCTCAAGCCAAG CTAGAAGAGTCTATTCAGGCCAACCTTCAAAGACTTCTTCAGCCGAGAAGCAGTATTCCTAATATTGGACGAAAAGCAATCAAACAGCAAGAAAATTTGGAGGTCAAACCAAAGCCTTTAGTGAACATAAGATCACGCGTCCACAAGCACATCGGAAAACACATGATTAATCCTTCACCAGCTGCCAAGACACATCTATCGTCCACAGGGGTTCTATCTCCAGACTATCAAAAGATGTATGCTGAATCTCCCGGCTTAGAACCAGGCTACATCTTGCTTAAAGACGATACACTGGATGTGGACACTATTCAAGGATGTACTTACGATTATTATCTTGTGCCTCCATGTTCAAGAGAAGCTGAAGACAGCAATGTGTTAGGTTTAAGTGAAATTGAACATTCGGAACATGGAagacaaaatacaaaacaaactgCCCGCAATTCTAAACTGAAACAAACCATGTCCACACTACAAGCTTCTAATACTTCAGACACACGCTCTGAAGAAAAGGGCGATGCAGTGCATTTGAAAAACGTTATCAGCGTTGTTCTACCCAATAATTCTTACGATGATATCGCTGGGCCTACATTCTACAGCTCTGACGATGACTCAGTCGATCTAAATTATAACACTGATAAACACGGCAGGTCACACTCGTTAAACGTTGTTCGCAGTTCAGATGATTTACATCTTGGTTCATCTTTTACCTCTGAACATTTTTATCTACCTTCTAGAAAGCATTCCAGAAAAATTGTCACAGGAAACACCCATTCCCCTAGGGCTCAAGAAAACCGTAATACTGTACACGAAAAAAAACGCTCGCGAGACACCCCAGCAGTAATATTAAGTCCAGCAACTCCCGACGTTGGCCTTACGCCTCCACAGCGAGTAAGAAACAGTCAGAAAACGTCTCTGGAGAGAACCAATAAACAAAAGGAGATTCGGCAGAGAGAGCTTCAACATTTATTTGAGGACGTTCGAGAACTAAACATGAGAACTGAGCAATTTACCTCCAAGTCCATGGATACTTCAGCTTAA
- the LOC106074291 gene encoding uncharacterized protein LOC106074291 isoform X2 — translation MYSLDVARLALDWVLSDLLVYKLMERTSLESRKPKMSSFWGVTRDDGVDIGHSEYITRLTALRDSLIDQEQVYLAQALDRLRIHSLTNKNSTYRLRMISDDIIDKVQQPAPRKHMQTTVEKFRQMRIKPHRPSIFPIQGTQLLEQTSGRRGTIKDSGSMTSRSTKENLPTDRSQKSSQAKLEESIQANLQRLLQPRSSIPNIGRKAIKQQENLEVKPKPLVNIRSRVHKHIGKHMINPSPAAKTHLSSTGVLSPDYQKMYAESPGLEPGYILLKDDTLDVDTIQGCTYDYYLVPPCSREAEDSNVLGLSEIEHSEHGRQNTKQTARNSKLKQTMSTLQASNTSDTRSEEKGDAVHLKNVISVVLPNNSYDDIAGPTFYSSDDDSVDLNYNTDKHGRSHSLNVVRSSDDLHLGSSFTSEHFYLPSRKHSRKIVTGNTHSPRAQENRNTVHEKKRSRDTPAVILSPATPDVGLTPPQRVRNSQKTSLERTNKQKEIRQRELQHLFEDVRELNMRTEQFTSKSMDTSA, via the exons GTTGATGGAGAGAACTAGTCTGGAATCTAGAAAGCCAAAGATGTCATCCTTTTGGGGTGTAACACGTGATGACGGTGTGGACATTGGTCACTCAGAGTATATTACTCGACTAACAGCCTTGAGAGATTCTTTGATTGACCAAGAACAG GTTTATTTAGCTCAAGCACTTGACCGGCTGAGAATTCATTCCCTAACTAATAAAAACAGCACTTATCGGTTACGGATGATTAGCGACGATATTATTGACAAAGTTCAGCAACCCGCCCCACGTAAACACATGCAGACTACAGTTGAAAAGTTTCGCCAAATGAGAATCAAACCTCACAGGCCCAGTATTTTTCCTATACAAGGGACTCAACTTTTGGAACAGACGTCTGGTAGAAGGGGCACCATTAAGGATTCTGGAAGCATGACAAGTAGATCGACAAAAGAAAACTTACCTACGGACAGATCACAGAAGTCGTCTCAAGCCAAG CTAGAAGAGTCTATTCAGGCCAACCTTCAAAGACTTCTTCAGCCGAGAAGCAGTATTCCTAATATTGGACGAAAAGCAATCAAACAGCAAGAAAATTTGGAGGTCAAACCAAAGCCTTTAGTGAACATAAGATCACGCGTCCACAAGCACATCGGAAAACACATGATTAATCCTTCACCAGCTGCCAAGACACATCTATCGTCCACAGGGGTTCTATCTCCAGACTATCAAAAGATGTATGCTGAATCTCCCGGCTTAGAACCAGGCTACATCTTGCTTAAAGACGATACACTGGATGTGGACACTATTCAAGGATGTACTTACGATTATTATCTTGTGCCTCCATGTTCAAGAGAAGCTGAAGACAGCAATGTGTTAGGTTTAAGTGAAATTGAACATTCGGAACATGGAagacaaaatacaaaacaaactgCCCGCAATTCTAAACTGAAACAAACCATGTCCACACTACAAGCTTCTAATACTTCAGACACACGCTCTGAAGAAAAGGGCGATGCAGTGCATTTGAAAAACGTTATCAGCGTTGTTCTACCCAATAATTCTTACGATGATATCGCTGGGCCTACATTCTACAGCTCTGACGATGACTCAGTCGATCTAAATTATAACACTGATAAACACGGCAGGTCACACTCGTTAAACGTTGTTCGCAGTTCAGATGATTTACATCTTGGTTCATCTTTTACCTCTGAACATTTTTATCTACCTTCTAGAAAGCATTCCAGAAAAATTGTCACAGGAAACACCCATTCCCCTAGGGCTCAAGAAAACCGTAATACTGTACACGAAAAAAAACGCTCGCGAGACACCCCAGCAGTAATATTAAGTCCAGCAACTCCCGACGTTGGCCTTACGCCTCCACAGCGAGTAAGAAACAGTCAGAAAACGTCTCTGGAGAGAACCAATAAACAAAAGGAGATTCGGCAGAGAGAGCTTCAACATTTATTTGAGGACGTTCGAGAACTAAACATGAGAACTGAGCAATTTACCTCCAAGTCCATGGATACTTCAGCTTAA
- the LOC106074291 gene encoding uncharacterized protein LOC106074291 isoform X4 → MERTSLESRKPKMSSFWGVTRDDGVDIGHSEYITRLTALRDSLIDQEQVYLAQALDRLRIHSLTNKNSTYRLRMISDDIIDKVQQPAPRKHMQTTVEKFRQMRIKPHRPSIFPIQGTQLLEQTSGRRGTIKDSGSMTSRSTKENLPTDRSQKSSQAKLEESIQANLQRLLQPRSSIPNIGRKAIKQQENLEVKPKPLVNIRSRVHKHIGKHMINPSPAAKTHLSSTGVLSPDYQKMYAESPGLEPGYILLKDDTLDVDTIQGCTYDYYLVPPCSREAEDSNVLGLSEIEHSEHGRQNTKQTARNSKLKQTMSTLQASNTSDTRSEEKGDAVHLKNVISVVLPNNSYDDIAGPTFYSSDDDSVDLNYNTDKHGRSHSLNVVRSSDDLHLGSSFTSEHFYLPSRKHSRKIVTGNTHSPRAQENRNTVHEKKRSRDTPAVILSPATPDVGLTPPQRVRNSQKTSLERTNKQKEIRQRELQHLFEDVRELNMRTEQFTSKSMDTSA, encoded by the exons ATGGAGAGAACTAGTCTGGAATCTAGAAAGCCAAAGATGTCATCCTTTTGGGGTGTAACACGTGATGACGGTGTGGACATTGGTCACTCAGAGTATATTACTCGACTAACAGCCTTGAGAGATTCTTTGATTGACCAAGAACAG GTTTATTTAGCTCAAGCACTTGACCGGCTGAGAATTCATTCCCTAACTAATAAAAACAGCACTTATCGGTTACGGATGATTAGCGACGATATTATTGACAAAGTTCAGCAACCCGCCCCACGTAAACACATGCAGACTACAGTTGAAAAGTTTCGCCAAATGAGAATCAAACCTCACAGGCCCAGTATTTTTCCTATACAAGGGACTCAACTTTTGGAACAGACGTCTGGTAGAAGGGGCACCATTAAGGATTCTGGAAGCATGACAAGTAGATCGACAAAAGAAAACTTACCTACGGACAGATCACAGAAGTCGTCTCAAGCCAAG CTAGAAGAGTCTATTCAGGCCAACCTTCAAAGACTTCTTCAGCCGAGAAGCAGTATTCCTAATATTGGACGAAAAGCAATCAAACAGCAAGAAAATTTGGAGGTCAAACCAAAGCCTTTAGTGAACATAAGATCACGCGTCCACAAGCACATCGGAAAACACATGATTAATCCTTCACCAGCTGCCAAGACACATCTATCGTCCACAGGGGTTCTATCTCCAGACTATCAAAAGATGTATGCTGAATCTCCCGGCTTAGAACCAGGCTACATCTTGCTTAAAGACGATACACTGGATGTGGACACTATTCAAGGATGTACTTACGATTATTATCTTGTGCCTCCATGTTCAAGAGAAGCTGAAGACAGCAATGTGTTAGGTTTAAGTGAAATTGAACATTCGGAACATGGAagacaaaatacaaaacaaactgCCCGCAATTCTAAACTGAAACAAACCATGTCCACACTACAAGCTTCTAATACTTCAGACACACGCTCTGAAGAAAAGGGCGATGCAGTGCATTTGAAAAACGTTATCAGCGTTGTTCTACCCAATAATTCTTACGATGATATCGCTGGGCCTACATTCTACAGCTCTGACGATGACTCAGTCGATCTAAATTATAACACTGATAAACACGGCAGGTCACACTCGTTAAACGTTGTTCGCAGTTCAGATGATTTACATCTTGGTTCATCTTTTACCTCTGAACATTTTTATCTACCTTCTAGAAAGCATTCCAGAAAAATTGTCACAGGAAACACCCATTCCCCTAGGGCTCAAGAAAACCGTAATACTGTACACGAAAAAAAACGCTCGCGAGACACCCCAGCAGTAATATTAAGTCCAGCAACTCCCGACGTTGGCCTTACGCCTCCACAGCGAGTAAGAAACAGTCAGAAAACGTCTCTGGAGAGAACCAATAAACAAAAGGAGATTCGGCAGAGAGAGCTTCAACATTTATTTGAGGACGTTCGAGAACTAAACATGAGAACTGAGCAATTTACCTCCAAGTCCATGGATACTTCAGCTTAA